A single region of the Aeromonas hydrophila subsp. hydrophila ATCC 7966 genome encodes:
- a CDS encoding H-NS family histone-like protein, which yields MNEFLKVLLNIRSLRAAIRELPFEQLQEAKEKFELVYNERAESVEQERAEQEERQRKLSEFTEMLQQAGIDPRELLNSAAAPAATAGATKSKRAPRPAKYKYQEDGQEKTWTGQGRMPKAIAEQVALGKDLNDFLI from the coding sequence ATGAACGAGTTTCTGAAAGTTCTGCTGAACATTCGCAGCCTGCGCGCTGCCATCCGTGAATTGCCGTTTGAACAGCTGCAAGAAGCAAAAGAAAAGTTCGAGCTGGTATATAACGAGCGTGCCGAGTCTGTTGAACAAGAGCGTGCCGAACAGGAAGAGCGTCAGCGCAAGCTGAGCGAGTTCACTGAAATGCTGCAGCAGGCCGGTATCGATCCCCGTGAGCTGCTGAACAGCGCCGCCGCCCCGGCTGCCACTGCTGGTGCGACCAAGAGCAAGCGCGCCCCGCGTCCTGCCAAGTACAAGTACCAGGAAGATGGCCAGGAGAAAACCTGGACCGGTCAGGGCCGCATGCCGAAAGCCATTGCCGAACAAGTGGCACTGGGCAAGGATCTGAATGATTTCCTGATCTGA
- a CDS encoding GNAT family N-acetyltransferase — translation MIRVMQETDIPQLAQLFLKGRRQTFHWVDPAHFRLEDFDEQTRGEQIWVAEQGGAPCGFVSIWGDESFVHHLYVSADWHGQGVGRALLSHGLASFQKPASLKVATHNTAALAFYHRLGWQNTAETGHCEITGPWRRLILE, via the coding sequence ATGATCAGAGTCATGCAAGAGACGGATATTCCCCAGCTGGCGCAGCTGTTTCTCAAAGGGCGGCGGCAGACGTTTCACTGGGTCGATCCCGCGCATTTTCGGTTGGAAGATTTTGACGAGCAGACCCGGGGCGAGCAGATCTGGGTAGCCGAGCAGGGGGGAGCGCCTTGCGGGTTTGTCTCCATCTGGGGAGATGAAAGCTTCGTTCACCATCTCTATGTCTCGGCCGACTGGCATGGGCAGGGGGTAGGGCGGGCCCTGCTGAGTCACGGGTTGGCCTCTTTTCAAAAGCCCGCCTCGCTCAAGGTGGCGACCCACAACACGGCGGCGCTGGCCTTTTATCATCGGCTGGGGTGGCAGAATACGGCAGAAACCGGCCACTGCGAGATCACCGGCCCCTGGCGGCGGTTGATCCTGGAATAG
- a CDS encoding SRPBCC family protein, with amino-acid sequence MDNKQIEGNIFVPAHIDDVWRAWTTESGLRSFLAPECLMVPEPNGPFEIYFRPDAPLGERGSEGCRVMAVMPHDLLSFSWNFPPSLPHIRLQKTQVSLRFVPEGQGTRLYFLQTGWANDPDWDQGYAYFREEWLETSLPRLQYRFTHGPIDWNNPPDKQQLKSLAQ; translated from the coding sequence ATGGATAACAAGCAGATAGAAGGCAACATCTTTGTTCCGGCCCATATCGACGATGTCTGGCGCGCCTGGACAACCGAGAGTGGCCTGCGCAGTTTTCTGGCGCCGGAGTGCCTGATGGTGCCCGAACCGAATGGTCCCTTCGAAATCTATTTCAGACCCGATGCCCCGCTGGGTGAACGTGGCAGCGAAGGTTGCCGGGTGATGGCCGTCATGCCCCACGACCTGCTCAGCTTCAGCTGGAATTTCCCGCCCTCCCTGCCCCACATCCGCCTGCAAAAAACCCAGGTCAGCCTGCGGTTCGTTCCGGAAGGCCAGGGCACCCGGCTCTACTTTCTGCAAACCGGCTGGGCCAACGACCCGGACTGGGATCAGGGCTACGCCTATTTTCGCGAAGAGTGGCTGGAAACCAGCCTGCCGCGCCTGCAATACCGCTTTACCCACGGCCCCATCGACTGGAACAACCCGCCGGACAAGCAGCAACTGAAATCCCTGGCTCAATAA
- a CDS encoding DUF805 domain-containing protein, translating into MNWYFNAFKNYFNFSGRASRQEYFMFLLINTVICVALSLAFNAPEQLNYPLGVYGLLTLIPTVALGVRRLHDTNRTGWYLLVGAIPVLGFLILLFFKLQKGSTLPNRYGAALL; encoded by the coding sequence ATGAACTGGTATTTCAATGCGTTTAAAAACTATTTCAATTTCAGCGGGCGGGCATCCCGCCAAGAATATTTCATGTTCCTGCTGATCAATACCGTGATATGCGTTGCCCTGTCGCTGGCGTTCAACGCTCCTGAGCAGCTCAATTATCCCTTGGGTGTATATGGCTTGCTGACGCTGATCCCGACCGTGGCGCTGGGGGTACGCCGCTTGCACGACACCAATCGCACCGGCTGGTATCTGCTGGTGGGGGCCATTCCGGTGCTGGGTTTCCTGATCCTGCTCTTCTTCAAGCTGCAAAAAGGCTCGACTCTGCCCAACCGCTACGGTGCCGCCCTGTTGTGA
- a CDS encoding winged helix-turn-helix domain-containing protein: MDPDHAPHLHAFGRFVLDSKQLTLTRSHDGNPTSVRVSAAEARLLHFFLTHAGSLHSKETLLAIGWDGRPVSASSLPVAIANLRRYLDTPEQEAVIRTLPRQGYLLMLSPAAMQAIPTASTPSLSEPAADPAPLPEAGEPVATEPVAASRDAVPIPLPRWQQRLLLGVMGLFLTLLLLTGLYLSATWVSVRCEPAGQGTLCRTQKAASHLPTPAAGEIWLMVGEDQAKFEEKKP; encoded by the coding sequence ATGGATCCGGATCACGCCCCTCACCTGCATGCCTTCGGTCGCTTTGTTCTGGATTCGAAACAGCTCACCCTGACCCGCTCCCATGATGGGAACCCAACCAGCGTGCGTGTGTCTGCCGCGGAGGCACGACTGCTGCACTTCTTCCTGACCCATGCCGGCAGCCTGCACAGCAAGGAGACCCTGCTCGCCATCGGTTGGGACGGACGACCGGTGAGTGCCAGCTCTCTGCCCGTGGCCATTGCCAACTTGCGCCGCTATCTGGATACCCCGGAGCAGGAGGCGGTGATCCGCACCTTGCCCCGCCAGGGCTATCTGTTGATGTTGTCGCCCGCCGCCATGCAAGCCATCCCCACAGCCAGCACACCCTCCCTGAGCGAACCTGCTGCCGACCCAGCGCCGTTGCCGGAGGCGGGCGAGCCTGTCGCCACCGAGCCGGTTGCCGCTTCCCGGGATGCCGTGCCCATCCCTTTGCCACGCTGGCAACAACGGCTGCTGCTCGGGGTGATGGGGCTGTTTCTCACCTTGCTGCTGCTCACCGGCCTCTACCTGAGCGCAACCTGGGTCTCGGTGCGCTGCGAGCCGGCCGGTCAGGGCACCCTCTGCCGAACCCAGAAAGCGGCATCCCATCTGCCCACTCCGGCTGCCGGCGAGATCTGGCTGATGGTCGGGGAAGATCAGGCCAAATTCGAGGAGAAGAAGCCATGA